The proteins below are encoded in one region of Halocatena salina:
- the thsA gene encoding thermosome subunit alpha → MSQPAQRGQPMFILAEDTERTQGEDAQSSNITAGKAVSNSVQSTLGPRGMDKMLVSDSGDVVITNDGATILEEMDIEHPAAQMIVEVSTTQEEEVGDGTTTAAVLAGELLSRAEDLLDDDVHPTSIVEGYHEAARIAQETIDEQVLEGSVDDDLLENVAVTSMTGKGTGDIGARPLAETVVEAIRRVESDGVDRDSVRVRTQTGASSSATALVEGIISEEEPLHENMPRRVESANIAVLDLDLEVSESNIDAEYNVTSVDQLNAALDAEESELQEYADTLAESDIDVAFVTGDVDDRVASALANEGILAFDGVDDDEAESISRATDARFVGTLDDLETDDFGHAELVRVEKFGDEELAFIEGGSKAESVTVFVRGGTEHVADELERALSDGLDVVTAAIEQGGVVPGAGAIEIAIADGIREEAASITGRKQLAVEAFADALDVLPRTLATNAGMDPIDALVELRSTYDSEGTAGIIAEGQTGRVADPLEAGTLDPVAVKREAIESATEAATMITRIDDVISSS, encoded by the coding sequence ATGTCACAACCCGCCCAACGAGGCCAACCGATGTTCATTCTGGCAGAGGACACCGAACGCACCCAGGGCGAGGACGCACAGTCCTCGAACATCACTGCTGGCAAGGCAGTGAGTAACTCGGTTCAGTCGACGCTCGGACCGCGTGGGATGGACAAGATGCTCGTATCCGACTCGGGCGACGTCGTCATCACGAACGACGGCGCGACCATCTTAGAGGAGATGGACATCGAACATCCTGCTGCGCAGATGATCGTCGAGGTCTCGACCACACAGGAAGAGGAAGTCGGCGACGGAACCACGACTGCCGCCGTGCTCGCCGGAGAACTGCTCTCCCGGGCCGAGGACCTCCTCGACGACGATGTTCACCCCACGTCGATCGTCGAGGGCTACCACGAGGCCGCGCGCATCGCCCAGGAGACGATCGACGAGCAAGTACTCGAGGGATCCGTCGACGACGATCTCCTTGAGAACGTTGCCGTGACGAGTATGACCGGTAAAGGAACTGGCGACATCGGTGCCCGTCCGCTCGCAGAAACCGTCGTTGAAGCCATCCGTCGGGTCGAATCCGATGGCGTCGACCGGGACAGCGTTCGGGTTCGAACTCAAACCGGGGCTTCCTCTTCAGCGACGGCGCTTGTCGAGGGTATTATCTCCGAAGAGGAACCGCTCCACGAGAACATGCCTCGCCGCGTCGAGTCGGCCAACATCGCGGTGCTCGATCTCGATCTCGAAGTGAGCGAGAGCAACATCGACGCCGAATACAACGTTACCAGCGTCGATCAACTCAACGCCGCACTCGACGCAGAAGAGAGCGAACTCCAAGAGTACGCCGACACGCTCGCCGAAAGCGACATCGACGTGGCGTTCGTTACCGGCGACGTCGACGATCGTGTCGCCTCCGCACTCGCCAACGAGGGCATACTCGCGTTCGACGGTGTCGACGACGACGAAGCCGAATCGATCTCCCGTGCGACGGACGCTCGGTTCGTCGGAACGCTCGACGATCTCGAAACCGACGACTTCGGCCACGCCGAACTCGTTCGCGTCGAAAAGTTCGGGGACGAGGAACTCGCGTTCATCGAGGGTGGCAGCAAAGCGGAATCGGTCACCGTCTTCGTCCGCGGTGGCACCGAACACGTCGCTGACGAACTCGAACGCGCGCTTTCTGACGGGCTTGATGTCGTCACTGCTGCGATCGAACAGGGCGGTGTCGTTCCCGGTGCGGGCGCGATCGAAATCGCCATCGCAGACGGCATCCGCGAAGAGGCAGCCTCGATCACGGGTCGCAAACAGCTGGCCGTCGAGGCGTTCGCTGACGCGCTCGATGTGCTCCCACGCACGCTCGCGACCAACGCCGGAATGGATCCGATCGACGCGCTCGTCGAACTCCGGTCGACCTACGACAGCGAGGGCACCGCTGGCATCATCGCCGAAGGCCAGACTGGTCGTGTCGCCGATCCCCTCGAAGCTGGCACCCTCGACCCCGTCGCGGTCAAACGCGAAGCCATCGAGAGCGCCACCGAAGCCGCGACGATGATCACTCGTATTGACGACGTGATCTCCTCGAGCTAA
- a CDS encoding SAM hydrolase/SAM-dependent halogenase family protein, which produces MITLASDFGAPYPAAMRGVIASDCDARMVDITHQFPRQDVRTAAFWLREVLPYYPPAVHCAVVDPGVGTDRSALLVRAGEHALVGPDNGLLVPAARRLADAVELFEWSYDDPGSATFHGRDVFAPAAAAVHDVGVAAIESLDRATPTPEYVDLSFPEPTIDKPNGHAVGEVLVVDGFGNAITNVPGTVCASSVGGPIAVNGERIPFERSYAALDPGDRLVTVGSHGNLELAVNQGRGEDAFGVTTGTGVRFEW; this is translated from the coding sequence ATGATCACGCTTGCGTCGGATTTCGGTGCACCGTACCCCGCTGCGATGCGGGGCGTCATCGCCAGCGATTGTGATGCTCGGATGGTCGATATCACTCACCAGTTCCCTCGCCAAGACGTACGAACAGCGGCGTTTTGGCTCCGGGAGGTGCTTCCCTACTACCCGCCAGCTGTCCACTGTGCAGTCGTCGATCCCGGCGTCGGCACCGATCGTTCGGCGCTCCTCGTCCGTGCAGGCGAACACGCGCTCGTCGGTCCGGACAACGGCCTGTTGGTTCCAGCCGCCCGTCGGCTGGCCGACGCCGTAGAGCTATTCGAGTGGAGCTACGACGACCCCGGCAGTGCGACGTTTCACGGACGGGACGTGTTCGCACCGGCAGCGGCGGCGGTTCACGATGTCGGCGTCGCTGCGATCGAATCCCTCGATCGCGCCACGCCAACACCGGAATACGTCGATCTCTCGTTTCCCGAGCCGACGATCGACAAGCCGAACGGACACGCGGTCGGAGAGGTGCTCGTCGTGGACGGCTTTGGGAACGCGATCACGAACGTACCCGGGACCGTCTGTGCCTCGTCGGTAGGAGGACCGATCGCCGTGAACGGCGAACGCATCCCCTTCGAACGATCATACGCTGCGCTCGATCCGGGTGACCGACTGGTCACCGTTGGGAGCCACGGCAACCTCGAACTCGCGGTGAATCAAGGCCGTGGCGAAGACGCCTTCGGTGTCACTACCGGTACGGGCGTCAGATTCGAATGGTAA
- a CDS encoding CPBP family intramembrane glutamic endopeptidase: protein MTDWTAFAGIVGVVLALLLVLARLSQDAVSGFVDDRSPHSDYNAEPTNHSTEQDQDTTPTPERRPSPTERLSPVTVLLNVGLSQGLFGVLLLAGVWFTSVPMAALGVDTADPKSFGGVAFGVGIITGIGLYAINALGAACATALDHEYDHRLREHLTPETTTGWLILLGGVLPIIAGFEELLFRGALIGALSTGFSISPWLLAVGSSIAFAVGHGAQGRIGVLVTGVLGFGLAGIFVLTNSLLVVIIAHYLINALEFLISGMLDIEWG from the coding sequence GTGACCGACTGGACGGCGTTCGCCGGAATCGTTGGCGTCGTCCTCGCACTATTGTTAGTACTTGCTCGTCTTTCACAGGATGCTGTTAGCGGATTTGTCGACGACCGATCGCCCCATAGTGACTACAACGCCGAACCGACCAATCATTCCACAGAGCAGGATCAGGACACTACTCCGACGCCCGAACGGCGACCATCCCCAACGGAACGGCTCTCCCCTGTGACCGTGTTGCTCAACGTCGGACTGTCACAAGGGTTGTTTGGGGTTCTTCTTCTCGCTGGCGTGTGGTTTACGTCGGTTCCGATGGCAGCTCTCGGCGTCGACACCGCCGACCCCAAAAGCTTCGGTGGCGTCGCGTTCGGTGTCGGGATCATCACGGGAATCGGTCTGTACGCTATCAACGCTCTCGGTGCTGCGTGTGCGACGGCACTCGACCACGAGTACGACCACCGTCTCCGGGAGCATCTCACCCCCGAAACGACCACGGGATGGCTCATCCTGTTGGGTGGCGTCCTTCCCATCATCGCCGGATTCGAAGAACTCCTGTTCCGGGGCGCGCTGATCGGCGCTCTCAGTACGGGGTTTTCCATTTCGCCGTGGCTCCTTGCCGTGGGATCCTCGATCGCGTTCGCGGTCGGTCACGGCGCACAAGGCCGGATCGGTGTTCTCGTCACGGGCGTGCTCGGCTTCGGGTTAGCCGGCATTTTTGTTCTCACGAACAGCCTTCTCGTCGTTATTATCGCACATTACCTCATCAACGCGCTCGAATTCCTCATCAGTGGGATGCTGGACATCGAGTGGGGATAA
- the lonB gene encoding ATP-dependent protease LonB, with protein MSDNNPDEALPGQEGADDSLSTSGERSAETVTELGQEQIDDDKIDDGATGGLLGGLTIDTTADIEVPDRLVDQVIGQDRARDIVLKAAKQRRHVMMIGSPGTGKSMLAKAMSQLLPREELQDILVYHNPDDGNEPKIRTVPAGKGEQIIDAHKEEARKHNQMRSFLMWILIVVVFGYALIRGQFLLGILAAGVIYFLFRYSSRGSDAMIPNLLVNNADKQTAPFEDATGAHAGALLGDVRHDPFQSGGMETPSHDRVEPGAIHKSNKGVLFVDEINTLDIRSQQKLMTAIQEGEFSITGQSDRSSGAMVQTEPVPTNFIMVAAGNLDAMENMHPALRNRIKGYGYEVYMDDTIEDTPEMRRKYTRFIAQEVQKDGRLPHFTRDAAKEVILEAQRRAGRKGHLTLELRTLGGLIRVAGDIARASDVDLTTRDHVLEAKGRSRSIEQQLADDYIEKRKDYDMTVARGDVGGRVNGLAVMGEDSGIVMPVMAEIAPSQGPGEVIATGNLQDIAKEAVQNVSAIIKKFSDEDITKKDIHIQYVQSYEGVEGDSASVTMAAAVISALEDIPVDQSVAMTGSLSVRGDVLPVGGVTHKIEAAAKSGLDTVIIPAANEQDVMIEDEYEEMVDIVPVSHISEVLDIALVGEPEKDSLVDRLKSITGQALDSGSTAGPGSPSPQ; from the coding sequence ATGAGCGACAACAACCCAGACGAGGCTCTCCCGGGACAGGAGGGGGCAGACGATTCGCTGTCCACGTCGGGAGAACGCTCCGCCGAGACCGTTACAGAACTCGGTCAGGAGCAGATCGATGACGACAAGATCGACGACGGAGCGACGGGTGGTCTCCTCGGCGGACTGACGATCGACACCACCGCCGACATTGAGGTGCCCGACCGACTCGTCGATCAGGTGATCGGGCAGGATCGCGCCCGAGACATCGTCTTGAAAGCGGCCAAACAGCGCCGTCACGTGATGATGATCGGGTCACCCGGGACGGGCAAGTCGATGTTAGCCAAGGCGATGAGCCAGCTCCTCCCACGGGAAGAGCTTCAGGACATCTTGGTGTATCACAACCCTGACGACGGGAACGAGCCAAAGATCCGCACGGTTCCAGCAGGAAAGGGCGAACAGATCATTGACGCTCACAAGGAGGAGGCTAGGAAACACAATCAGATGCGGTCGTTCCTCATGTGGATCCTCATTGTGGTCGTCTTCGGCTACGCGCTCATACGGGGCCAATTCCTACTCGGCATTCTCGCTGCAGGGGTCATTTATTTCCTCTTCCGGTACAGCAGTCGGGGAAGCGATGCGATGATCCCCAATCTGCTCGTGAACAACGCCGACAAACAGACCGCCCCGTTCGAGGACGCAACGGGCGCTCACGCCGGTGCACTGCTCGGGGACGTTCGACACGACCCGTTCCAGTCCGGTGGCATGGAGACGCCCAGCCACGACCGCGTCGAACCCGGTGCGATCCACAAGTCTAACAAGGGCGTGTTATTCGTCGACGAGATCAACACCCTCGACATCCGGTCTCAGCAGAAGCTGATGACCGCGATTCAGGAAGGCGAGTTCTCGATCACTGGCCAGTCGGACCGGTCCTCGGGGGCGATGGTCCAGACCGAGCCAGTGCCAACGAACTTCATCATGGTCGCCGCCGGGAACCTCGATGCGATGGAGAACATGCACCCCGCACTCAGAAACCGTATCAAAGGATACGGATACGAGGTGTACATGGACGACACCATCGAGGACACGCCCGAGATGCGGCGCAAGTACACCCGCTTTATCGCCCAGGAAGTCCAAAAGGACGGGCGACTGCCCCACTTCACCCGTGACGCAGCCAAAGAAGTCATCCTCGAAGCACAGCGTCGTGCCGGACGGAAAGGCCACCTGACGCTCGAACTCCGGACGCTCGGCGGACTCATCCGAGTCGCCGGTGATATCGCCCGCGCTTCCGACGTGGATCTAACGACGAGAGATCACGTCCTCGAAGCGAAAGGACGTTCGCGCTCGATCGAGCAACAGCTCGCCGATGACTACATTGAGAAGCGCAAGGATTACGATATGACCGTCGCCCGCGGCGACGTCGGCGGCCGAGTCAACGGCCTTGCAGTGATGGGCGAGGATTCGGGTATCGTGATGCCCGTGATGGCCGAAATCGCACCGTCCCAAGGACCAGGCGAGGTGATTGCCACGGGCAATCTCCAAGATATCGCCAAAGAAGCCGTCCAAAACGTTTCGGCGATCATCAAGAAGTTCTCGGATGAGGACATCACCAAGAAGGATATCCACATCCAGTACGTCCAGTCCTACGAGGGCGTCGAAGGCGATTCAGCAAGCGTTACCATGGCTGCAGCCGTCATCAGCGCTCTTGAGGACATTCCAGTCGATCAGAGCGTTGCAATGACCGGATCACTGTCGGTTCGGGGTGATGTGCTCCCCGTCGGTGGCGTCACCCACAAGATCGAAGCCGCAGCCAAATCCGGTCTCGATACGGTGATCATTCCTGCTGCGAACGAACAGGACGTGATGATCGAAGACGAATATGAGGAGATGGTCGATATCGTTCCCGTCTCCCACATCAGCGAGGTACTCGACATCGCACTCGTCGGAGAACCGGAGAAAGATTCGCTCGTCGATCGTCTCAAGAGCATCACAGGACAGGCCCTCGACTCCGGATCGACAGCCGGTCCGGGCAGCCCAAGCCCACAGTAG
- a CDS encoding nicotinamide-nucleotide adenylyltransferase: protein MRGFFIGRFQPFHEGHQTMVEQIAHDVDELVLGIGSADQSHTMNDPFTPGERIMMITKTLESLDLTTYAVPIEDLNRNAVWVSHVQSMSPHFDVAYSNNPLVVRLFEEAGMEVRSTPMIRREELEGSRVRDRMRRGEEWKHLVPDPAVEIIEEIDGVSRIQQVSDSDANGS, encoded by the coding sequence ATGCGTGGGTTCTTCATTGGGCGGTTTCAGCCCTTCCATGAGGGGCACCAGACGATGGTCGAGCAGATCGCCCACGATGTGGACGAACTCGTGCTCGGTATCGGGAGTGCGGATCAATCACACACGATGAACGATCCGTTCACCCCCGGTGAGCGCATCATGATGATCACCAAGACGCTCGAATCGCTCGATCTCACTACCTACGCCGTTCCGATCGAGGATTTGAATCGTAATGCGGTGTGGGTGAGTCACGTCCAAAGTATGTCTCCCCACTTCGATGTCGCGTATTCGAACAACCCGCTCGTCGTCCGATTGTTCGAAGAGGCTGGTATGGAGGTCCGTTCGACACCGATGATCAGGCGCGAGGAACTCGAAGGGTCCCGGGTCCGGGATCGAATGCGTCGTGGCGAGGAGTGGAAACATCTCGTTCCCGATCCAGCGGTCGAAATCATCGAAGAGATCGACGGCGTCAGCCGGATCCAGCAGGTCAGCGACTCCGACGCGAACGGATCCTAA